A DNA window from Camelina sativa cultivar DH55 chromosome 17, Cs, whole genome shotgun sequence contains the following coding sequences:
- the LOC104756757 gene encoding UPF0725 protein At1g23970-like isoform X1, with protein MTTENSYTAHVEYWRQAEESEGFDIENISLPSSMDGIVITARLLAFDCKGFYPRLLTKLYAKLGLHRYNMLEGTNFQFDSLVKFNMLQNIVSSYYMTLLAHDSVACPLGKTFQVRVDEGQFGTLDIACSVARPKGEETTKMPFIPHFHGGASAAGIFKGELPDWPSDDALKDQKRFYLVKKSEWQANDWISLYLELVVYVNDRLMTRMHQMTEILSQLEIVKVAIETATGDVEPPNERLKAKSVNVYIMFKGLAEPRAPQRVFEIGVDIERKAIVRRVMDEDGYLSLVGKLCGGQSTKKRSRSP; from the exons aTGACGACGGAGAACAGCTACACTGCGCATGTGGAATATTGGCGTCAAGCGGAGGAATCCGAA GGATTCGATATAGAGAATATTTCACTACCATCATCTATGGATGGAATTGTGATCACTGCTAGACTGCTTGCCTTCGACTGTAAAGGATTTTATCCTCGTCTTTTGACGAAGCTTTATGCTAAGTTGGGGCTTCATCGTTACAATATGTTGGag GGAACTAACTTCCAGTTCGATTCCCTAGTAAAATTCAACATGTTACAGAACATTGTGTCTTCTTACTACATGACTCTGCTTGCACACGATTCAGTTGCTTGCCCATTGGGTAAAACCTTTCAGGTTCGCGTTGATGAAGGACAATTTGGCACTTTGGATATAGCGTGCTCCGTTGCTAGACCTAAAGGCGAAG AGACCACCAAGATGCCCTTCATACCTCACTTTCATGGTGGAGCATCCGCTGCTGGTATCTTCAAAGGAGAATTGCCTGATTGGCCCTCCGATGATGCTTTGAAAGACCAAAAACGATTTTACTTG GTGAAGAAATCAGAGTGGCAAGCCAATGACTGGATTTCTCTGTATTTGGAACTTGTAGTTTATGTAAATGATAGGCTCATGACTAGA ATGCATCAGATGACAGAAATTCTGTCCCAGTTGGAGATTGTGAAAGTCGCGATAGAAACTGCTACTGGAGATGTGGAGCCGCCGAATGAGAGACTCAAAGCCAAAAGTGTAAATGTCTATATAATGTTTAAGGGTTTGGCAGAGCCTCGAGCCCCTCAGCGGGTTTTTGAGATTGGTGTGGATATTGAACGCAAAGCTATAGTTAGAAGAGTCATGGATGAGGATGGATACTTGAGTCTCGTTGGTAAGCTTTGTGGTGGTCAATCTACCAAAAAGCGGAGTAGAAGCCCATAG
- the LOC104756757 gene encoding UPF0725 protein At1g23970-like isoform X2, giving the protein MTTENSYTAHVEYWRQAEESEGFDIENISLPSSMDGIVITARLLAFDCKGFYPRLLTKLYAKLGLHRYNMLEVRVDEGQFGTLDIACSVARPKGEETTKMPFIPHFHGGASAAGIFKGELPDWPSDDALKDQKRFYLVKKSEWQANDWISLYLELVVYVNDRLMTRMHQMTEILSQLEIVKVAIETATGDVEPPNERLKAKSVNVYIMFKGLAEPRAPQRVFEIGVDIERKAIVRRVMDEDGYLSLVGKLCGGQSTKKRSRSP; this is encoded by the exons aTGACGACGGAGAACAGCTACACTGCGCATGTGGAATATTGGCGTCAAGCGGAGGAATCCGAA GGATTCGATATAGAGAATATTTCACTACCATCATCTATGGATGGAATTGTGATCACTGCTAGACTGCTTGCCTTCGACTGTAAAGGATTTTATCCTCGTCTTTTGACGAAGCTTTATGCTAAGTTGGGGCTTCATCGTTACAATATGTTGGag GTTCGCGTTGATGAAGGACAATTTGGCACTTTGGATATAGCGTGCTCCGTTGCTAGACCTAAAGGCGAAG AGACCACCAAGATGCCCTTCATACCTCACTTTCATGGTGGAGCATCCGCTGCTGGTATCTTCAAAGGAGAATTGCCTGATTGGCCCTCCGATGATGCTTTGAAAGACCAAAAACGATTTTACTTG GTGAAGAAATCAGAGTGGCAAGCCAATGACTGGATTTCTCTGTATTTGGAACTTGTAGTTTATGTAAATGATAGGCTCATGACTAGA ATGCATCAGATGACAGAAATTCTGTCCCAGTTGGAGATTGTGAAAGTCGCGATAGAAACTGCTACTGGAGATGTGGAGCCGCCGAATGAGAGACTCAAAGCCAAAAGTGTAAATGTCTATATAATGTTTAAGGGTTTGGCAGAGCCTCGAGCCCCTCAGCGGGTTTTTGAGATTGGTGTGGATATTGAACGCAAAGCTATAGTTAGAAGAGTCATGGATGAGGATGGATACTTGAGTCTCGTTGGTAAGCTTTGTGGTGGTCAATCTACCAAAAAGCGGAGTAGAAGCCCATAG